The Prosthecobacter dejongeii genome contains a region encoding:
- a CDS encoding sulfatase family protein — protein sequence MFRALLSLTLLFTSLVSATERPNLILIIADDVSWDDLGCYGNSAARTPNLDKLAAQGRRFDEAYLTASSCSPSRSSVITGRYPHNNGRASELHQPIAAHLPWFPRLLKDAGYYTALVGKHHMTSDKPAEGEKPQPPPFDLVEAGNEPGNKGGHATWVKTLQERPKDKPIFGWFASLDAHRDWDADKDWKEDLYGPKHDPAKVVVPPFLNDDAETRQDLASYYNEITRLDYFVGQVVAELEKQGALDNTLLLMMADNGRAFPRAKTRLHDSGMKTPFIAQWPAGIGQPGTPSQSLVSAIDVAPTMLGLAQVPVPPSMQGVSFAPVLTKPEAIVRQHAFSEHNWHDYAAHGRAVRSEGFLLIRNNRPQEPWQGPADSVRSPSYLQLRQARDAGQLTPAQVDVFLAPRPKEELYRTAADPNQLSNLADDPDYASVKARLANLLDQWTEQTGDSAPADVSKDMFDRETGESLYKRRDTSYRGTPAGWDREAAKINVPGPR from the coding sequence ATGTTCCGCGCCCTTCTTTCCCTCACGCTCCTTTTCACATCATTGGTTAGCGCCACTGAACGGCCTAACCTCATCCTCATCATTGCAGATGATGTGAGCTGGGATGACCTAGGCTGTTATGGCAACAGCGCGGCCCGCACGCCAAACCTCGACAAGCTGGCGGCGCAAGGACGCCGTTTTGATGAAGCGTATCTCACGGCCAGCAGTTGCAGCCCCAGCCGCTCCAGTGTCATCACGGGCCGTTACCCGCACAACAACGGGCGTGCTTCGGAGCTGCATCAGCCCATTGCCGCGCACCTACCGTGGTTCCCACGTTTGCTGAAAGACGCTGGTTATTACACCGCGCTGGTGGGCAAACATCACATGACCTCCGACAAGCCTGCCGAGGGTGAAAAACCGCAGCCACCGCCTTTCGATCTCGTCGAGGCTGGAAATGAGCCCGGCAACAAAGGCGGACATGCCACCTGGGTGAAAACCCTGCAAGAGCGCCCCAAGGACAAACCTATCTTTGGCTGGTTCGCCTCCCTGGATGCCCACCGGGACTGGGATGCGGATAAGGACTGGAAGGAAGATCTTTACGGTCCCAAACATGACCCTGCCAAGGTCGTCGTACCGCCTTTCCTGAATGACGATGCGGAGACGCGGCAAGACTTGGCCTCCTACTACAATGAGATCACCCGGCTGGATTATTTCGTGGGTCAGGTAGTGGCGGAGCTGGAGAAACAAGGTGCGCTGGACAACACCCTGCTGCTCATGATGGCGGACAATGGCCGCGCCTTCCCCCGTGCCAAAACCCGCCTGCATGACTCCGGCATGAAGACGCCCTTCATTGCCCAATGGCCCGCTGGCATCGGCCAACCTGGCACCCCCAGCCAGAGCCTCGTCAGCGCCATAGACGTAGCCCCCACCATGCTCGGCCTAGCCCAGGTCCCCGTCCCACCCAGCATGCAGGGCGTGAGCTTCGCTCCCGTTCTGACCAAGCCTGAAGCCATCGTTCGTCAGCATGCTTTTTCAGAACACAACTGGCATGACTACGCCGCCCATGGCCGCGCGGTGAGATCCGAAGGTTTTCTTCTGATCCGCAACAACCGCCCCCAGGAGCCCTGGCAAGGCCCGGCAGACTCCGTGCGGTCTCCATCCTACCTGCAACTGCGCCAAGCCCGCGACGCTGGCCAGCTCACCCCCGCCCAGGTCGATGTGTTCCTGGCCCCACGTCCCAAGGAAGAACTCTATCGGACCGCAGCCGATCCTAACCAACTTTCCAACCTCGCTGACGACCCCGACTATGCCTCAGTGAAAGCCCGTTTAGCCAATCTTCTGGACCAATGGACCGAACAGACCGGCGACAGCGCCCCTGCCGATGTTTCCAAAGACATGTTCGACCGTGAAACCGGCGAGTCCCTCTACAAACGCCGCGATACCTCCTATCGCGGCACCCCCGCCGGCTGGGACCGCGAAGCCGCCAAAATCAATGTACCTGGACCACGCTGA
- a CDS encoding ATP-dependent DNA helicase: MISILEASEGALGGPTLAERMYLAFSTEGKLALSPQFEYRPQQQRMAQLVAGALEKNKPLVVEAATGVGKSLAYLIPAVQYALEQGRKAIICTHTINLQEQLIHKDIPIVKKILGPFHAELLKGRSNYLCPTRLKNAYSHSGDLFSSSETAELQLIEDFFRDNPSATLSEMDFTPGARVWSLVCSEPHACTPRRCPPGSGCVYQDVRRRMAEADVLVLNHTLFFTLLASAEEGPLADDTNFIFPRDFVILDEAHTIENIAAKAFGIHVSESNIRFELGRLFNPKTRKGFFQSLGEQDGTREVSQCLGMVESFFRTAENACKFSGPYAKEFRVREPELVEDTLSLPLQRVARIAQKAGDAAKSEGQKLELLDIAKRLGALRLAISSFLDQSEEGHVYWAERSGGDNKIVSFHSAPIDVAPKLESIFFTGTKACVFTSATLGVGDDVKLNYFRKRVGAYKAQAATIESPFDFKKQMKLYLVKRMPEPGRPEYQDAMIEQIEYFLGLSKGRAFVLFTSYSQMTALADRIEDFCLDHGWRLLVQGRGMPRHQMLHEFKKDTHSILFGTDSFWTGVDVPGEALSNVIITRLPFAVPDHPVTASRLEYLEEQGLNSFSEYSVPEAILKLRQGVGRLIRTQQDKGMVVILDNRILTKPYGRAFMASLPDCPTEIVG; encoded by the coding sequence ATGATCAGTATTCTTGAGGCCTCTGAAGGTGCTCTCGGTGGGCCCACGCTCGCGGAGAGGATGTACCTGGCCTTTTCCACGGAGGGAAAGCTGGCCCTCTCCCCCCAGTTTGAATACCGGCCCCAGCAGCAGCGCATGGCCCAACTGGTGGCGGGCGCGCTGGAGAAGAACAAGCCTCTCGTCGTAGAGGCGGCCACAGGCGTCGGAAAATCCCTGGCCTACCTCATTCCCGCCGTCCAATACGCCCTGGAGCAAGGGCGCAAGGCCATCATTTGCACGCACACGATCAACCTTCAGGAGCAGCTCATCCACAAGGACATCCCGATCGTCAAAAAGATCCTCGGCCCCTTCCATGCCGAGCTGCTGAAAGGCCGCAGCAACTACCTCTGCCCCACCCGCCTGAAGAACGCCTACTCCCACAGTGGCGATCTCTTCAGCAGCAGCGAGACGGCGGAGCTGCAGCTCATCGAAGACTTCTTTCGCGACAATCCCTCCGCCACGCTGAGTGAGATGGACTTCACCCCTGGGGCCCGCGTTTGGTCCCTGGTGTGCAGTGAGCCCCATGCCTGCACCCCCCGCCGCTGCCCACCCGGCAGCGGCTGCGTGTACCAGGACGTGCGCCGGCGCATGGCCGAGGCCGATGTGCTGGTGCTGAACCACACGCTCTTTTTCACCCTGCTGGCCTCCGCCGAAGAAGGCCCGCTGGCGGATGATACCAACTTCATCTTCCCGCGTGACTTCGTCATTCTGGACGAAGCCCACACGATCGAAAACATCGCCGCGAAGGCCTTCGGCATCCACGTCAGCGAATCCAACATTCGTTTTGAGCTGGGCCGTCTCTTCAATCCGAAGACCCGCAAAGGCTTCTTCCAATCTCTGGGCGAGCAAGACGGCACTCGCGAGGTATCCCAGTGCCTAGGCATGGTGGAAAGTTTCTTCCGCACGGCGGAAAACGCCTGCAAGTTCAGCGGCCCCTACGCCAAGGAATTTCGCGTGCGCGAGCCGGAGCTGGTGGAGGACACCCTTTCCCTGCCCCTGCAACGCGTGGCGCGCATCGCCCAAAAGGCGGGAGACGCTGCCAAAAGCGAAGGCCAAAAGCTAGAGCTGCTGGACATCGCCAAACGACTCGGAGCCCTGCGCCTAGCCATCAGTTCCTTTCTGGATCAGAGTGAGGAAGGCCATGTCTATTGGGCCGAACGCAGCGGTGGGGACAACAAGATCGTCTCCTTTCACAGCGCCCCGATTGACGTCGCGCCCAAGCTGGAAAGCATCTTCTTCACCGGCACCAAGGCCTGTGTTTTCACCAGCGCCACTCTGGGCGTGGGCGATGATGTGAAGCTGAACTACTTCCGCAAACGCGTGGGGGCCTACAAAGCGCAAGCTGCCACCATCGAGAGCCCGTTCGACTTCAAAAAGCAGATGAAGCTTTACCTGGTGAAGCGCATGCCCGAGCCCGGGCGGCCTGAATACCAGGATGCGATGATCGAACAGATCGAGTACTTCCTGGGCCTGTCTAAAGGCCGCGCCTTTGTGCTCTTCACCAGCTACAGCCAGATGACCGCCCTGGCGGATCGCATCGAGGACTTCTGCCTGGATCATGGCTGGCGTCTGCTCGTTCAAGGGCGCGGCATGCCCCGGCACCAGATGCTGCATGAGTTCAAGAAAGACACGCACAGCATTCTCTTCGGCACAGACAGCTTCTGGACCGGGGTGGATGTCCCGGGCGAGGCCCTGAGCAACGTCATCATCACCCGCCTGCCCTTTGCCGTGCCAGATCACCCCGTCACCGCCTCCCGCCTGGAGTATTTGGAAGAGCAGGGCCTGAACAGCTTCAGCGAGTACAGCGTGCCGGAGGCCATCCTGAAGCTTCGCCAAGGCGTGGGTCGCCTTATTCGCACGCAGCAGGACAAGGGGATGGTCGTCATCCTCGACAACCGTATTCTCACTAAGCCCTACGGCCGCGCCTTCATGGCCAGCCTGCCGGATTGCCCGACAGAGATCGTGGGGTGA
- a CDS encoding murein hydrolase activator EnvC family protein codes for MSRFLAFFLAAVTSASALDLKLPTDNGALLVGDGAGYFQFVDRDFEGVKSTPWEGGQFGFVRDARRIGQRVAFARFHEGMDIKPTQRDAKGNPLDDIHSILPGTVSYVTASAGLSNYGRYIVVQHDLPEGTFYSLYAHLASASVAVGEKVTHSTVLGRMGYTGSGIDQRRAHLHVELNILLNPAFETWHATHFRTPNHHGPYNGMNLLGLDLQALYLAHAKNPDLSLSSFIRQSEAWFELTVPATATMDILQRYPWLKDIPTGPVSAWKIRCTRWGLPVSVRAADQPVQKPIVSWVKEDPIPHYYNTRGLVSNSGQITASGLQFAQLLIGL; via the coding sequence ATGTCTCGCTTCCTCGCCTTCTTCCTTGCGGCCGTCACCAGTGCCAGTGCACTGGACCTAAAACTGCCGACCGACAATGGAGCCCTCCTAGTCGGGGATGGGGCGGGGTACTTCCAGTTTGTGGATCGGGACTTTGAGGGGGTGAAATCCACCCCCTGGGAAGGCGGTCAATTCGGCTTTGTGCGGGATGCGCGCCGCATCGGCCAGCGGGTGGCCTTTGCCCGTTTTCATGAAGGCATGGACATCAAGCCCACTCAGCGAGATGCCAAGGGCAATCCTCTGGATGACATCCACTCCATCCTCCCAGGCACCGTCAGTTACGTCACCGCCAGTGCAGGCCTCAGCAATTACGGTCGTTACATCGTGGTGCAGCATGATCTGCCAGAAGGCACTTTTTACTCCCTCTACGCCCATCTCGCCTCCGCCAGCGTGGCCGTGGGGGAAAAGGTGACTCACAGCACCGTCCTGGGCCGCATGGGCTACACCGGCAGCGGCATTGATCAGCGCCGAGCTCACCTGCATGTGGAGTTAAACATCCTGCTGAATCCCGCCTTTGAAACCTGGCACGCCACCCACTTTCGCACCCCGAATCATCACGGGCCCTACAATGGCATGAACCTCCTGGGTCTGGATCTCCAGGCTCTTTACCTGGCCCATGCCAAAAATCCTGACCTATCTCTCTCCAGCTTCATCCGCCAGAGTGAGGCCTGGTTTGAGCTCACCGTTCCCGCCACCGCCACGATGGACATCCTCCAGCGTTACCCATGGCTGAAGGACATCCCCACTGGCCCCGTCAGCGCCTGGAAGATCCGCTGCACCCGCTGGGGTCTCCCTGTCAGCGTGCGGGCCGCTGACCAGCCTGTCCAGAAACCCATCGTTTCCTGGGTCAAAGAAGACCCCATCCCTCACTACTACAACACTCGCGGTCTCGTGAGTAACAGCGGCCAGATCACCGCCAGCGGCCTGCAATTTGCGCAGTTGTTGATCGGGCTGTAA
- a CDS encoding malate dehydrogenase encodes MSKAPITVAVTGAAGQIGYSLLFRIASGALFGADQPVNLRLIERNDEKALSALNGVCMELDDCAFPLLNSITPTCELDVGFQGVNWAILVGSVPRGPGMERKDLLKINGGIFTGQGKAIEKNAAGDVRVLVVGNPCNTNCLIAMNNAKGVPADRWFAMTRLDENRAKSQLAAKAGVHHSTVSNLAIWGNHSATQYPDFFNAKIGGKAATDVISDHDWLKGEFISTVQQRGAAIIKARGLSSAASAANAACDTVHSLTRPTPEGDWTSVAVCSDGSYGIEKGLMFSFPIRTDGNKWEVVQGVPVNEFSQAKIKATETELREERDAVTELGLI; translated from the coding sequence ATGAGCAAAGCCCCCATCACAGTCGCAGTCACCGGTGCCGCCGGTCAGATCGGTTATTCCCTCCTCTTCCGCATCGCTTCCGGTGCCCTCTTTGGAGCTGACCAGCCGGTGAATCTCCGCCTGATCGAGCGCAATGACGAGAAAGCCCTGAGCGCGCTCAACGGCGTCTGCATGGAACTGGATGACTGCGCTTTCCCCCTGCTCAACAGCATCACCCCCACCTGCGAGCTGGACGTCGGCTTCCAGGGCGTCAACTGGGCCATCCTCGTCGGCTCCGTGCCACGCGGCCCAGGGATGGAGCGCAAGGACCTGCTGAAAATCAATGGTGGCATCTTCACCGGCCAGGGCAAAGCCATCGAGAAAAACGCTGCTGGTGATGTGCGTGTCCTGGTGGTGGGCAACCCGTGCAACACGAACTGCCTCATCGCCATGAACAACGCCAAGGGCGTGCCCGCAGACCGCTGGTTTGCCATGACCCGCCTGGACGAAAACCGTGCCAAGAGCCAGCTCGCCGCTAAGGCCGGTGTGCATCACAGCACTGTTTCTAACCTGGCCATCTGGGGCAACCACAGCGCCACCCAGTATCCTGATTTCTTCAATGCTAAGATCGGGGGCAAAGCAGCCACGGACGTCATCAGCGACCACGACTGGCTGAAGGGTGAATTCATCAGCACGGTGCAGCAGCGCGGGGCCGCCATCATCAAGGCACGTGGCCTTTCCTCCGCCGCTTCCGCTGCCAATGCCGCCTGCGACACCGTTCACAGCCTCACCCGCCCCACACCTGAAGGTGACTGGACCAGCGTGGCCGTCTGCTCCGATGGCAGCTACGGCATCGAAAAAGGCCTCATGTTCTCCTTCCCCATCCGCACGGATGGCAACAAGTGGGAAGTCGTCCAGGGCGTGCCCGTCAATGAATTCAGCCAGGCCAAGATCAAAGCCACGGAAACCGAACTGCGTGAAGAGCGCGATGCGGTGACCGAGCTGGGCCTGATCTAA
- a CDS encoding HEAT repeat domain-containing protein: MKSSLVWLLAAVLAVGVLMMVAFQAGGSPEKPGITGPAKPPANALPAADQAANKPEPVTAPVSKLVPDDAPREVLLEAINDVATTYDPVELPKIKPYLLHPDAEVRKAALDGMVVLGDAAASPLLRDAARQVTSNKEAIEMMQAAEYLELPSATGLLKSGAAKPQAGPRKGGQPR, from the coding sequence ATGAAATCTTCTCTCGTTTGGCTTCTGGCCGCTGTGCTTGCAGTGGGCGTTTTGATGATGGTCGCCTTCCAGGCAGGCGGCAGTCCTGAGAAGCCAGGAATAACCGGGCCAGCGAAGCCTCCTGCGAACGCATTGCCCGCAGCCGATCAAGCGGCGAATAAGCCGGAACCCGTGACCGCACCCGTTTCGAAGCTCGTGCCAGACGATGCCCCTCGTGAAGTGCTTCTGGAGGCCATCAACGACGTGGCCACCACCTATGACCCGGTGGAACTGCCCAAGATCAAACCCTACCTGCTCCACCCAGATGCCGAAGTGCGTAAAGCCGCTTTGGACGGCATGGTGGTGTTAGGCGATGCGGCGGCATCGCCTCTGTTGCGGGATGCGGCCCGGCAAGTCACCTCCAACAAAGAAGCCATCGAGATGATGCAGGCCGCCGAATACTTGGAGCTTCCTTCGGCGACCGGACTGCTCAAGAGCGGTGCCGCCAAACCCCAGGCCGGTCCCCGCAAAGGGGGACAGCCACGCTGA
- a CDS encoding AraC family transcriptional regulator — translation MQLYTNPGIIVTTKMMRNATLLKPRTLHQRPQGVVRRWQQERDRWVATLAPTSLFHRLFDHIPGVYFFAKNREGHLMFASEGLRLRYSMHEEGEILGMTDFDLNPGSMAQAYVDDDDQLLTGKATSIERIELWWDRQGMPDWFLVTKLPVLDTQGEIQGVMGLLRRPDEAERRLPVFQTVAQAVEMIRQDFSKPLLIEDVARACGQSLRQLQRRFQTTFGLSPQEFLLKTRVLAAARLLETTALSVSEIACRCGFTDQSAFTQHFRKRTGQTPSSYRNQN, via the coding sequence TTGCAGCTTTACACAAACCCTGGCATCATCGTCACGACAAAGATGATGCGAAATGCGACTCTCCTCAAACCGCGCACGCTGCACCAGCGGCCGCAGGGCGTGGTCCGTCGCTGGCAGCAGGAGCGCGACCGCTGGGTGGCTACGCTAGCCCCCACCTCGCTCTTCCATCGCTTGTTTGACCACATCCCCGGCGTCTATTTCTTTGCCAAGAATCGAGAAGGCCACCTCATGTTTGCCAGCGAGGGCCTCCGGCTTCGTTACTCCATGCACGAGGAAGGCGAGATCCTGGGCATGACGGACTTTGACCTCAACCCTGGCAGCATGGCACAGGCTTATGTGGATGACGACGACCAACTCCTCACTGGGAAGGCCACCAGCATCGAGCGCATCGAACTGTGGTGGGACCGCCAGGGCATGCCGGACTGGTTCCTGGTGACCAAACTGCCGGTGCTGGATACTCAGGGCGAGATTCAAGGAGTCATGGGATTGCTACGCCGTCCCGATGAGGCCGAACGGCGGCTGCCCGTTTTCCAAACCGTGGCCCAGGCCGTGGAAATGATCCGCCAGGACTTCAGCAAGCCGCTGCTCATTGAAGACGTGGCCCGTGCCTGCGGCCAGTCCTTGCGGCAACTGCAGCGCCGATTTCAGACCACTTTTGGCCTTTCGCCTCAGGAGTTCCTCCTGAAGACCCGTGTACTCGCCGCTGCACGCCTGCTGGAAACCACGGCCCTTTCCGTTTCCGAAATCGCCTGCCGCTGCGGCTTCACGGATCAAAGTGCCTTCACTCAGCACTTTCGTAAACGCACAGGCCAGACGCCCTCCAGCTATCGCAATCAGAACTAA
- a CDS encoding orotidine 5'-phosphate decarboxylase / HUMPS family protein — translation MKPIVQISLDLTNIDEALETAALAMRAGVDWLEAGTPLILAEGLHGVRALRKAFPHTPIVADLKTMDGGYLEAEMMAKAGATHVVVMARAHAETIKCVVKAGADFGCKVMGDNMVCPDMVEGAKFLEDLGCDYVIHHIGYDERRGIAAAGHRMPSPMDQLREVVNAVKIPVQAVGGLSLEQAIQCPQYGAPLVVLGAPLTIDADSFKTADGNLESSLRLICEAVHAQTVVR, via the coding sequence ATGAAACCCATCGTCCAGATTTCCCTCGACCTGACCAACATTGACGAAGCCCTCGAAACGGCGGCCTTGGCCATGCGAGCTGGGGTGGACTGGCTGGAGGCCGGCACACCCCTGATTTTGGCCGAGGGACTGCACGGGGTGCGGGCCCTGAGAAAAGCCTTCCCCCACACTCCCATCGTGGCGGATTTAAAGACCATGGATGGCGGCTACCTGGAGGCCGAAATGATGGCCAAGGCGGGTGCCACCCACGTGGTGGTCATGGCCCGGGCGCATGCGGAGACGATCAAATGCGTGGTGAAAGCCGGCGCGGATTTCGGCTGCAAAGTCATGGGGGATAACATGGTGTGCCCGGACATGGTGGAAGGGGCCAAGTTCCTCGAAGACCTGGGCTGCGACTACGTCATCCATCACATCGGTTACGATGAGCGTCGCGGCATCGCCGCTGCGGGCCATCGCATGCCTAGCCCCATGGACCAACTGCGGGAGGTGGTGAATGCCGTCAAAATTCCCGTGCAAGCCGTCGGCGGGTTGAGCCTGGAGCAGGCCATCCAATGTCCGCAGTATGGGGCTCCGCTGGTGGTCCTGGGGGCACCCCTTACTATTGATGCGGACTCTTTTAAAACGGCGGATGGCAACTTAGAAAGCTCCCTGCGCCTAATCTGCGAGGCCGTGCATGCGCAGACGGTGGTGCGGTAA
- the pdxA gene encoding 4-hydroxythreonine-4-phosphate dehydrogenase PdxA, translating to MPKPIIAVTMGDPAGVGPEICLQLLANEAVREVATPVIFGDARLLARCARQTGLPAPKRILSEIEWAEKATSLEEPAVLDLFGFDAADFTPGTVSARTGAASYLYIEKSIQAALAGQVAAVATAPINKEALRAAGIMYPGHTEMFAEKMDAVRSCMAFFSEVMICSLVTVHIGYQNVVPALTSARILEVIELTCDAVQRHLGRKPKLAVCGLNPHAGEHGLFGQREEENLIEPAIAAARAKGMTIEGPLPPDTAFIPAKRKTVDAYICMYHDQALIPLKALAFDSAVNTTLGLPVPRTSVDHGTACDIAWQSKANGQSLVEAVRLAAKLAS from the coding sequence ATGCCCAAACCCATCATCGCTGTCACCATGGGCGACCCTGCCGGGGTCGGCCCTGAGATCTGCCTGCAACTGCTGGCGAATGAAGCCGTGCGCGAAGTCGCCACCCCGGTCATCTTTGGGGATGCCCGGCTGCTGGCCCGCTGCGCCCGCCAGACGGGATTGCCCGCGCCGAAACGCATCCTGTCCGAGATCGAGTGGGCGGAAAAAGCGACCTCGCTGGAGGAACCTGCGGTGCTGGATCTCTTCGGGTTTGATGCTGCCGATTTCACCCCCGGTACCGTCAGTGCCCGCACGGGAGCCGCCAGTTACCTTTACATTGAGAAGAGCATCCAGGCGGCGCTGGCGGGCCAAGTCGCCGCGGTGGCCACGGCCCCGATCAATAAAGAAGCTCTCCGAGCAGCGGGCATCATGTATCCGGGACACACCGAGATGTTTGCCGAGAAAATGGACGCCGTCCGCTCCTGCATGGCCTTCTTTTCTGAGGTCATGATTTGCAGCCTCGTCACCGTCCACATCGGTTATCAGAACGTGGTTCCCGCGCTGACATCCGCTCGAATTTTGGAGGTGATCGAACTCACCTGCGACGCCGTGCAGCGCCACCTGGGCCGGAAACCGAAGTTGGCCGTCTGTGGGCTGAATCCACACGCCGGGGAGCATGGTCTCTTTGGCCAGCGCGAGGAGGAAAACCTCATCGAGCCCGCCATCGCCGCTGCCCGTGCCAAGGGGATGACCATCGAAGGGCCACTGCCGCCCGACACCGCCTTCATTCCTGCCAAGCGCAAAACGGTGGATGCCTACATCTGCATGTATCATGACCAGGCACTCATCCCCCTGAAAGCGCTGGCGTTTGATTCGGCCGTCAATACCACTCTGGGCCTGCCCGTGCCGCGCACCAGTGTGGATCACGGAACGGCCTGCGACATCGCCTGGCAGAGCAAAGCCAACGGCCAGAGCCTTGTCGAAGCGGTGCGGCTGGCGGCGAAGCTGGCGAGCTGA
- a CDS encoding metallophosphoesterase family protein: MKKALILSISSLVLLGLTAADFGPSSKEDKPKKGGPGAGVEPATVPSYLFNLWLCRPSADSVTVSILSWEAMEAFITYGEKQDSLLQKTTLLKLPAGTPVNVLLSGLKADTPYFYQLVYRRGDQDWIKDVPRSFHTQRAPASPFTFAIQADSHLDTSTDVRVYQQTLKNILADRPDFMIDLGDTTMVDKFGSFYTRAESQYRAQRFYIGQMAHSIPILLTLGNHDGEQGTRLTGKPNSMPLWSLGMRKKFFPNPEPGGFYSGNAMEFEDAGLLQNYYAWEWGSALLVVLDPFWSTTQKKGGDNWSMTLGEDQYHWLTQTLERSQAPFKFVFIHHLVGGLGRDVRGGASTAPFMEWGGLNADRSEGFTKNRPGWPLPIHQLLVKNKVRIVFHGHDHLFAKEELDGIIYQEVPQPGHPSGGTRSAVEYGYQGTILGSSGHLRVTVAPELAKVEYLRVHVPGVSRENIVNGSLGFGYSIRR, from the coding sequence ATGAAAAAAGCTTTGATCCTCTCGATTTCTTCACTGGTTCTTTTGGGATTAACAGCGGCTGATTTTGGCCCCTCCTCGAAAGAGGACAAGCCCAAAAAAGGCGGTCCTGGCGCTGGGGTGGAACCCGCCACCGTGCCCTCTTATTTATTCAATCTTTGGTTATGCAGACCCAGTGCAGATTCCGTCACTGTTAGTATCCTCTCATGGGAAGCCATGGAAGCCTTCATTACTTATGGCGAGAAGCAGGATTCATTGCTTCAAAAAACGACTCTTTTGAAACTGCCCGCAGGCACGCCAGTCAATGTTCTGTTAAGCGGACTCAAGGCTGATACGCCTTACTTCTATCAGCTTGTTTATCGTCGAGGTGATCAAGATTGGATCAAGGATGTTCCTCGCAGTTTTCACACGCAGCGAGCACCAGCATCGCCATTCACTTTTGCCATTCAGGCGGACTCGCATTTAGACACGAGCACGGATGTCCGTGTGTATCAACAAACCCTTAAAAACATCCTGGCAGACCGCCCGGATTTCATGATTGATCTGGGTGATACCACGATGGTGGACAAGTTCGGCAGCTTCTACACCCGAGCGGAATCGCAATACCGAGCCCAGCGATTTTACATCGGCCAAATGGCTCACAGCATTCCCATTTTGCTAACGCTGGGAAATCACGATGGTGAGCAAGGAACACGGCTTACAGGAAAGCCAAACTCCATGCCTTTGTGGTCTCTAGGCATGAGAAAAAAGTTTTTTCCCAATCCGGAACCCGGCGGGTTTTATAGCGGCAATGCAATGGAGTTTGAAGATGCAGGCCTGCTGCAAAATTATTATGCCTGGGAATGGGGTAGCGCTCTTTTGGTTGTCCTGGATCCATTTTGGTCAACGACGCAGAAGAAAGGTGGGGACAACTGGAGCATGACGTTGGGTGAAGACCAATACCATTGGCTCACCCAAACACTGGAGAGAAGCCAAGCACCTTTTAAGTTTGTGTTCATTCATCATCTCGTCGGTGGTTTGGGTCGAGATGTTCGAGGGGGAGCATCCACGGCCCCATTCATGGAATGGGGTGGCCTGAATGCTGACAGGAGCGAAGGCTTCACCAAAAATCGTCCCGGTTGGCCCTTGCCCATCCATCAGCTTCTGGTGAAAAACAAAGTCCGTATTGTCTTTCATGGTCACGACCATCTCTTCGCTAAAGAAGAATTGGATGGCATCATCTACCAGGAAGTTCCCCAGCCTGGACACCCGAGTGGTGGCACACGCAGTGCGGTGGAATATGGTTATCAGGGAACCATTCTAGGCAGCTCGGGGCATCTTCGCGTCACGGTAGCTCCTGAGTTGGCCAAAGTGGAATACCTGCGCGTCCATGTCCCCGGGGTCAGCAGAGAAAACATCGTGAATGGAAGCCTCGGCTTTGGGTATTCCATTCGACGCTGA